Proteins encoded together in one Eriocheir sinensis breed Jianghai 21 chromosome 41, ASM2467909v1, whole genome shotgun sequence window:
- the LOC127009537 gene encoding carboxy-terminal domain RNA polymerase II polypeptide A small phosphatase 1-like has translation MDASSIITQVSRDEEQLNTFPPPDRGSQNGKKPKKSILRTLFCCCVSGENDNGSTANGVCVPEDVPPYTLISPPPGPQRHLLPPVSHRDMHKICMVIDLDETLVHSSFKPISNADFIVPVEIDGTIHQVYVLKRPFVDDFLQKMGELYECVLFTASLAKYADPVANLLDKWGVFRARLFRESCVFHRGNYVKDLSRLGRDLHKVVIMDNSPASYIFHPDNAVPVSSWFDDMSDSELNDLVPFLETLSKVDNVYSVLRNCNNPLNSQTPPQQQQGSQVLTQINQGPMTQVQPSPPPLISQQHQQEQQQQQYQKDYEEGKDGPS, from the exons GAAGCCAAAATGGAAAGAAGCCCAAGAAGAGTATTCTGCGCACCCTGTTTTGCTGTTGTGTGTCAGGGGAGAACGACAATGGGAGTACAGCGAATGGAGTGTGTGTCCCGGAAGATGTCCCGCCCTACACCCTTATATCCCCCCCGCCAGGGCCACAGCGGCACCTCCTACCACCTGTCAGTCATCGAGACATGCACAAGATATGCATGGTTATTGATCTTGATGAGACACTTGTACATTCATCATTTAAG CCTATCAGTAATGCTGACTTCATAGTTCCTGTCGAAATAGATGGAACCATCCACCAAGTTTATGTATTAAAGCGACCATTCGTGGACGACTTCCTGCAGAAGATGGGAGAACTCTATGAGTGTGTACTATTTACAGCCAGCTTAGCTAAG TATGCTGATCCTGTAGCAAACCTTCTGGACAAATGGGGAGTGTTTCGAGCACGCTTGTTTCGAGAATCCTGCGTCTTCCACCGAGGCAATTATGTCAAGGATTTAAGTCGTTTAGGCAGAGATCTTCATAAAGTTGTCATAATGGACAATTCGCCTGCATCGTACATCTTCCATCCTGACAATGCT gTTCCTGTTTCATCATGGTTTGATGATATGAGTGACTCTGAGCTAAATGACCTTGTTCCTTTTCTGGAAACCTTGAGCAAGGTGGATAATGTGTACAGTGTGCTACGAAATTGCAACAATCCATTAAACTCTCAAACACCGCCTCAGCAGCAGCAAGGGAGCCAAGTTCTTACTCAGATAAACCAGGGACCCATGACTCAAGTCcagccctcccctccacccttgatATCCCAGCAGCATCAGCaagagcagcagcaacagcaatacCAGAAGGACTACGAGGAGGGTAAGGACGGACCATCATGA